One Paenibacillus crassostreae DNA segment encodes these proteins:
- a CDS encoding NAD-dependent epimerase/dehydratase family protein, with the protein MSKQRVIVTGGSGLAGKWILKHFVEQNYEVINLDMKVPDESICRTIITDLTDLGQVHNALSQYGSGHRQEVAGIVHFAAIPQAYTHPNEVCYRNNVMSTYNILEAAANLNIGKVVIASSESSYGICFANEFFEPKYIPMDEDHPQLPEDSYGLSKIVNEVAAEAFNRRTGMQVVSFRLGNILVPERYAEVKARFDQPEDRLRILWSYIDARDVASACRLAIEIDGLGAIALNLAADDSSSDQPTLDLVKRYLPGVTDIRDSLEGRATLLSSAKAKKMLGWQAQYKIMEQ; encoded by the coding sequence ATGAGTAAACAACGAGTTATCGTCACCGGAGGTAGCGGGTTAGCAGGGAAATGGATATTGAAGCATTTTGTAGAACAGAATTATGAAGTGATTAATCTAGATATGAAAGTCCCTGATGAATCTATTTGTCGGACGATCATAACAGATCTAACGGATTTGGGACAAGTTCATAATGCGCTCTCTCAATATGGTAGTGGGCACCGACAAGAGGTAGCAGGGATCGTGCATTTCGCAGCCATTCCACAAGCCTATACTCATCCTAATGAAGTGTGCTATCGAAATAATGTAATGAGTACATATAACATCTTGGAAGCTGCAGCTAATCTTAATATAGGTAAAGTAGTTATTGCATCAAGCGAGTCTTCATATGGTATCTGCTTTGCCAATGAATTCTTTGAACCTAAATATATCCCTATGGATGAAGATCACCCTCAACTGCCAGAAGATAGTTATGGATTGTCTAAGATCGTGAATGAGGTCGCCGCAGAAGCATTTAATCGCCGAACTGGTATGCAGGTAGTAAGCTTCCGTCTCGGTAATATTCTTGTACCGGAACGATATGCAGAAGTGAAGGCACGGTTTGATCAGCCAGAGGATCGACTTCGTATTCTATGGAGTTACATTGATGCGAGAGATGTCGCCTCCGCTTGTCGTCTGGCGATTGAGATAGATGGACTTGGAGCGATCGCTTTAAATCTTGCTGCAGATGATTCTTCTTCAGATCAACCTACGCTAGATTTAGTTAAGCGGTATTTGCCAGGGGTGACTGATATTCGTGATTCACTTGAAGGAAGAGCCACACTGTTATCAAGTGCAAAAGCAAAGAAAATGTTAGGATGGCAAGCACAATATAAGATTATGGAACAGTAA
- a CDS encoding thiamine pyrophosphate-binding protein: MNGGFQLKLSDYVINFISKQGVHHIFEMTGGAIVHLLDSTIEQQDISCVSVHHEQAAAFAAEGYSRINGKLGVAMGTSGPGALNLITGIGSCYFDSIPCLFITGQVNTYEYKFDKPVRQIGFQETDIVSIVTPITKTAVMITDAGQIRYQLERAVFIAQHGRPGPVLLDIPMNIQRAQIEPDLLESFFDSEEYRGYSNFNIDCQIEEIEEVITLLEKAERPIVLVGGGVRAADAVKELRDFIELTGIPVVSSLMGLDVLPAGHSSNMGLIGSYGNRYSNLALANCDVLLVLGSRLDTRQTGTRPQTFARGAKKIHVDIEAVELNAKVQVDLAIHADVKQFLFDITKALFGRKLPDYEPWAAMIRDHKVKYPSGDSIVNHNVIDPNQFIELLSSRCAEGDVIVLDVGQHQMWASQSFQLLEDQRLLNAGGMGAMGFALPAAIGAAMAAPNARIIVIAGDGGIQLNIQELHTIEQNHLNIKVFVMNNRNLGMVRQFQDMYFDGRQQSTVEGYGCPDLVKVAEAYGIPGTRIANMSEATEKIDLALRSKGSYFVEVMLAINTNVNPKLVVNRPIEDMSPLLTREQLRKVMLIDMLDELEGG; this comes from the coding sequence ATGAACGGAGGGTTTCAATTGAAATTGTCTGATTACGTCATTAATTTTATTAGTAAGCAAGGCGTGCATCATATCTTCGAGATGACTGGAGGAGCAATCGTTCATCTACTTGACTCGACGATCGAGCAACAGGATATATCATGTGTGTCTGTTCATCATGAGCAGGCAGCTGCATTTGCTGCGGAAGGCTATAGCCGGATTAACGGTAAGCTGGGAGTAGCGATGGGGACGAGCGGGCCAGGAGCGCTTAATTTGATTACTGGTATCGGCAGCTGTTATTTTGATTCGATTCCCTGTTTATTCATTACAGGACAGGTTAATACGTACGAATATAAGTTTGATAAGCCAGTGAGGCAGATTGGATTTCAAGAAACAGATATTGTAAGTATCGTCACACCCATTACGAAGACGGCAGTGATGATTACGGATGCCGGTCAAATTCGATATCAATTGGAGCGAGCAGTATTCATCGCCCAACATGGTCGCCCTGGACCTGTCCTACTTGATATTCCGATGAACATTCAGCGAGCTCAGATTGAACCCGATCTGCTGGAAAGCTTCTTTGATAGTGAAGAATATCGTGGATATTCTAATTTCAATATAGATTGTCAGATTGAGGAGATTGAAGAGGTCATTACTTTGTTAGAGAAAGCGGAACGACCGATTGTTCTTGTTGGGGGAGGAGTAAGGGCGGCTGATGCGGTCAAGGAACTTAGGGATTTCATTGAGTTAACTGGTATTCCGGTCGTGAGTTCATTGATGGGCTTAGATGTGCTTCCAGCGGGACATTCTTCGAATATGGGACTGATCGGGTCGTATGGTAATCGTTATAGCAATCTTGCCTTAGCGAACTGTGATGTATTGCTTGTATTAGGTTCTCGACTAGATACCCGGCAGACGGGGACAAGACCACAGACATTTGCCCGCGGAGCGAAGAAAATTCATGTGGATATAGAAGCCGTGGAGTTGAATGCAAAGGTACAGGTCGATCTGGCCATTCATGCGGATGTGAAACAATTCCTATTTGATATTACCAAAGCTTTATTTGGAAGAAAGTTACCTGATTACGAACCATGGGCAGCGATGATTCGTGATCATAAGGTGAAATATCCAAGTGGTGATTCAATAGTTAATCACAATGTGATTGATCCCAACCAGTTTATAGAATTATTGTCTTCACGGTGCGCTGAAGGGGATGTGATCGTACTGGATGTCGGTCAACATCAGATGTGGGCGAGCCAATCATTCCAATTGCTCGAGGATCAGCGTTTGCTGAACGCAGGAGGGATGGGAGCCATGGGATTTGCGCTACCTGCAGCTATCGGTGCCGCAATGGCAGCACCGAATGCCAGAATCATTGTTATTGCTGGAGATGGGGGTATACAGCTTAATATTCAAGAATTGCATACCATTGAACAGAATCATCTTAATATTAAAGTGTTCGTGATGAATAACAGAAATCTTGGTATGGTTCGGCAATTTCAGGATATGTACTTCGACGGTCGCCAGCAATCTACCGTGGAAGGATACGGATGTCCTGATTTGGTCAAGGTAGCAGAAGCTTACGGTATTCCAGGAACTAGAATAGCCAATATGTCTGAAGCTACGGAGAAGATTGATCTGGCACTGCGCAGTAAAGGAAGTTATTTCGTAGAAGTAATGCTTGCTATAAATACGAATGTGAATCCGAAGTTAGTCGTAAATAGACCTATTGAAGACATGTCGCCTTTACTTACGAGGGAACAATTAAGAAAGGTAATGTTGATCGATATGCTTGATGAGTTAGAAGGGGGATAA
- a CDS encoding ABC transporter substrate-binding protein: MGVTRKRSLTTVLICMMIFSVVMMGCSSNNNASNTNTPGTNTISNDTPSTDTPSTDTNTEEKLEPITISVYNGAPGQTAPESNKIYKKIKDELGVTLEMEFLVGDNEQKLGVMIAGGEYPDLITADTKLVGAGAVIPLEDLLEEHAPKLLEHYKPYLKRMKDSSDGHIYWLPNYGVYTGAFNETWYGGPAFWIQKAVLKEFGYPKVKTLDEYFALIQQYQEKYPEIDGQPTIGFSTLAFDWRTFGLKNAPQHLAGYPNDGGVTVDNNVAKIFADKQIAKDYYKKLNDINALGLMDKEAFAQNYDQYLAKVASGRILGMFDQHWNFQSAEDSLTTQKKDDRTYVGIPLVYDDSITDWYRDRPPINLNNGYGISVNAKDPVRIIKFLEAMMDEEWQKTLQWGIEGDDYLVDAEGMFYRTQEMRDQQVDPAWKLANRAQYLLEYIPKIQGSFSDGNANTPGSQLKEFTDGLKPLDKEILDAYGHGMWTDFFSAPPENPIHYAAWQIDLIEGSEASVADTKINDLSLKHLPKAILSKPDEFDKVWNEYVEELGKANIEAYEARVNEQIQWRVENWSE; the protein is encoded by the coding sequence ATGGGCGTTACGAGGAAAAGATCGTTAACGACAGTGTTGATTTGTATGATGATATTTAGTGTCGTCATGATGGGATGTAGTAGTAACAACAACGCATCAAATACTAACACACCAGGGACTAACACAATAAGCAATGATACACCAAGCACAGACACTCCAAGTACGGACACTAACACCGAGGAAAAGTTGGAGCCAATTACGATCTCAGTATATAATGGCGCTCCAGGCCAGACTGCACCAGAGAGTAATAAAATCTACAAGAAGATTAAGGATGAACTCGGAGTTACCCTCGAAATGGAGTTTCTTGTAGGGGATAATGAGCAAAAACTGGGCGTGATGATCGCAGGTGGTGAATACCCAGATTTAATTACAGCAGATACGAAGTTAGTTGGAGCAGGTGCAGTCATTCCTTTGGAAGATTTGCTTGAAGAACATGCCCCGAAATTGCTGGAACATTATAAACCTTACTTAAAAAGAATGAAAGACTCTAGTGATGGTCATATTTATTGGTTGCCGAACTATGGTGTTTATACTGGGGCATTTAATGAAACTTGGTATGGGGGCCCAGCTTTCTGGATTCAGAAGGCAGTTCTCAAGGAATTTGGATATCCAAAAGTGAAGACATTGGATGAATATTTCGCTCTCATTCAGCAATACCAAGAAAAGTATCCAGAAATTGATGGACAACCGACGATTGGATTCTCAACTCTAGCATTTGATTGGCGGACTTTCGGTCTCAAGAATGCACCGCAGCATTTAGCTGGATATCCGAACGATGGTGGCGTGACGGTAGACAATAATGTAGCCAAGATTTTTGCAGATAAACAAATCGCGAAAGATTATTATAAGAAGTTAAATGATATTAATGCGTTGGGATTGATGGATAAAGAAGCATTTGCTCAGAATTATGATCAGTATTTAGCGAAAGTAGCTAGTGGTCGTATTCTCGGAATGTTCGATCAACACTGGAACTTCCAATCTGCTGAGGATTCACTGACAACACAAAAAAAGGATGATCGTACTTATGTAGGAATTCCTTTAGTTTATGATGATAGTATTACGGACTGGTATCGTGATCGTCCACCTATCAATCTAAATAATGGTTACGGTATTAGTGTGAATGCTAAGGATCCAGTTCGGATCATCAAGTTCTTAGAAGCCATGATGGATGAGGAGTGGCAGAAGACGTTACAATGGGGAATCGAAGGTGATGATTACCTAGTAGACGCAGAAGGAATGTTCTATAGAACGCAGGAGATGCGTGATCAACAAGTAGATCCAGCGTGGAAACTAGCTAATCGTGCACAATATCTTTTGGAATATATCCCTAAAATTCAAGGATCGTTTAGCGATGGGAATGCGAATACTCCAGGTTCACAATTGAAAGAATTTACAGATGGCCTGAAACCGCTGGATAAGGAAATCCTAGATGCGTACGGACATGGGATGTGGACTGATTTCTTTTCCGCACCTCCAGAGAATCCTATTCACTATGCAGCTTGGCAGATCGATCTGATTGAAGGATCTGAAGCGAGTGTAGCAGATACGAAGATCAATGATCTTTCATTGAAGCATTTACCAAAGGCCATCTTATCTAAGCCTGATGAATTTGATAAGGTTTGGAATGAGTATGTAGAGGAACTTGGTAAAGCTAATATTGAAGCTTATGAAGCACGAGTGAATGAACAGATTCAGTGGCGTGTTGAAAATTGGAGTGAATAA
- a CDS encoding EamA family transporter yields the protein MWFVFALITAFAWGGADLFYKKGSDSSDRFSHIKIVIIVGLVMGIHGIAYMLITGITFDPMDLVRYFPVSALYILSMTIGYIGLRYLELSIASPVQNSSGAITAILLFIFFTHELGMLEILGIVIITLGVIGIAILEKKAENNALRANSTLIDKKYQIGFIAIIFPILYSLIDGLGTFADAIYLDEMKLISEDGALLAYEFTFFICAVLSFIYLKFIRKEKFNVFKERDKGLAAILETAGQFFYVFAMSSNAIIAAPLIASYSIFSVILSRIFLKEKLSKLQYAVIIVVILGIALLGIADEM from the coding sequence ATGTGGTTTGTATTTGCATTAATAACAGCTTTCGCTTGGGGCGGAGCTGACCTATTTTACAAGAAAGGTTCAGATAGCAGCGATAGATTCAGCCATATTAAGATCGTCATTATCGTTGGTTTAGTCATGGGGATTCATGGCATAGCTTATATGCTCATCACAGGAATAACATTTGATCCAATGGACTTAGTTCGATATTTCCCTGTTTCCGCTCTTTACATTTTGTCAATGACCATCGGATATATCGGGTTGAGATATCTTGAACTTTCGATTGCATCTCCCGTGCAAAATTCATCTGGAGCCATAACAGCAATACTATTATTCATATTTTTCACCCACGAGCTGGGTATGCTTGAAATATTGGGTATAGTCATCATCACTTTAGGTGTGATTGGGATTGCTATATTAGAAAAGAAAGCTGAGAACAATGCTCTACGAGCAAATTCAACACTGATTGATAAGAAGTACCAAATTGGCTTTATCGCCATCATCTTCCCGATTCTGTATAGCTTAATCGACGGACTTGGAACTTTTGCTGATGCAATCTATTTAGATGAGATGAAACTGATCAGTGAAGATGGAGCACTTCTTGCTTATGAGTTTACCTTTTTCATATGTGCCGTATTGTCATTTATTTACCTCAAATTCATAAGAAAAGAAAAATTCAACGTATTCAAAGAACGAGACAAAGGATTGGCCGCTATTCTAGAAACAGCCGGACAGTTCTTTTATGTATTCGCTATGTCTAGTAACGCTATTATCGCAGCACCACTCATTGCTTCATACAGTATATTCTCGGTGATACTCTCCCGAATATTCCTCAAAGAGAAGCTCAGTAAGCTGCAGTACGCCGTTATTATTGTTGTGATTCTCGGTATTGCTCTGCTAGGTATCGCTGATGAAATGTAG
- a CDS encoding sensor histidine kinase, protein MRRHSIRGFTHIINDIPLKYKFLLIYLLCVLIPIIAINILFYKQISQNILLREEENIAISMNRATKEVTRMFEDLVSLSHTISIDRTLYEAIDRTYATPVEFYEANNLILRNKLNVHLSVHPNLQELGIFTNNDTIASGGEYFYVDTNLRSTSWYKKIQSSTDQVIVYAYINGVSLSLNKPTRQISIMYKLDNFRDLRTYNKHLKIDLKMDKLSEILSSERDYLEFQLIDNHNRVVLTSQQEDKMASSEMLSISGDIGDEKVRFERNLGVATYMKGWKLIGTSNHHKVTDLVNQSRSFMITMMMISTLIPTLLIIIMLKSYHFRMKSLSRHMGKVRMGVFDPVILAESKDEMGGLIHSYNLMIGKINSLINDVYKLEIQKKDLELERIRAELNVLQSQLNPHFLFNTLNALLVVSTKNGYTEVVNVIKDLSLILRRLLSWSDDLVTLQEETRFTDMYLQIEKFRFMEHFDYTMTIDESALLYKIPKMSIQPLVENACKHGFQARKGIRNIEVTAHVTSDQLIVTVEDNGMGMDEHRIQEVIESISKIDYSGAHVGIRNVYKRLELYYDGCVEFRIESQLGRGTRVEFTIPLSQIKKEDMNEDDRT, encoded by the coding sequence ATGCGGAGACACTCTATTAGGGGATTTACTCATATCATTAATGATATTCCATTGAAATACAAATTCCTATTAATCTACTTATTGTGTGTGCTGATTCCCATTATTGCGATTAACATTCTCTTCTATAAGCAAATTTCACAGAACATTCTACTTCGTGAAGAGGAGAACATTGCGATCTCAATGAATCGAGCCACGAAGGAAGTGACAAGGATGTTCGAAGATTTAGTTAGTCTAAGCCATACAATCTCTATTGATAGAACACTATATGAGGCAATAGACCGGACTTATGCAACCCCAGTAGAATTCTATGAGGCCAATAATCTTATCTTGCGGAACAAATTAAATGTACATTTGTCAGTTCACCCCAATCTGCAGGAACTAGGCATATTTACGAATAACGACACCATTGCAAGTGGTGGTGAATATTTCTATGTAGATACCAACCTGAGAAGTACCTCATGGTATAAGAAGATTCAATCCTCTACCGATCAAGTCATTGTATATGCTTATATTAATGGAGTATCCCTATCTCTGAACAAACCAACTAGACAGATTAGTATTATGTATAAACTTGATAACTTTAGAGATCTACGAACCTATAATAAGCATTTAAAAATTGACCTCAAGATGGATAAATTAAGTGAGATTCTGAGTAGCGAGCGGGATTATTTAGAATTTCAATTGATCGATAATCACAATCGTGTTGTGCTGACAAGTCAACAGGAAGATAAGATGGCTTCTTCTGAAATGCTATCAATAAGCGGGGATATAGGTGATGAGAAGGTTCGCTTTGAGAGAAATTTAGGGGTGGCTACTTATATGAAGGGTTGGAAATTAATCGGAACTTCGAATCATCATAAAGTAACAGATCTGGTGAACCAATCAAGAAGCTTTATGATTACAATGATGATGATCAGTACATTAATACCGACGCTTCTAATCATCATTATGTTGAAATCTTATCATTTCCGAATGAAGAGCTTGTCTAGGCATATGGGAAAGGTCAGAATGGGTGTGTTTGATCCAGTGATTTTAGCCGAAAGTAAAGATGAGATGGGTGGACTGATTCATAGCTATAATCTGATGATAGGGAAAATTAACTCGCTGATTAACGATGTATATAAATTAGAGATTCAGAAGAAAGATTTAGAACTTGAACGGATTCGTGCTGAGCTTAATGTATTGCAGAGTCAGTTGAATCCCCACTTTTTGTTTAATACGTTGAATGCTTTGTTGGTGGTTAGTACGAAGAATGGTTATACCGAGGTTGTAAATGTTATTAAGGACCTGTCATTAATTCTTCGCCGTTTGTTAAGTTGGTCAGATGATCTTGTAACATTGCAAGAAGAAACTCGGTTTACTGATATGTATTTACAAATTGAGAAGTTTCGTTTTATGGAACATTTTGACTACACAATGACGATTGATGAGTCGGCATTATTATACAAGATACCGAAGATGAGCATTCAACCGTTAGTGGAGAATGCATGTAAGCATGGATTTCAAGCGCGAAAAGGGATCCGGAATATTGAGGTCACAGCACATGTAACTAGTGACCAGTTAATTGTAACTGTAGAGGATAACGGTATGGGGATGGATGAGCATAGAATTCAAGAGGTCATAGAGTCTATCTCAAAAATTGACTATTCTGGTGCACATGTAGGGATTCGTAATGTATATAAAAGACTTGAACTCTACTATGACGGATGTGTAGAATTCCGGATTGAGAGTCAATTAGGACGGGGTACAAGGGTAGAATTTACGATTCCACTTAGTCAGATCAAGAAAGAGGACATGAATGAGGATGATCGGACCTAA
- a CDS encoding glycosyltransferase yields the protein MGWIGMETAALFNRFGLNSHVEEGGQSINPAGIAIGTNVYIRSRYWFNVIDPHIGDMPKIIIGDGCQCNLGLILSAVNRIELETNVLIGPNVYISDTDHQYREVGVPVLSQGITTRSDQVIIGEGAWIGANAVIVGNVRIGRGSVVSANSVVVRNVPDYCVVGGAPAKVLKVYQPATNEWVRTNTQQEVEQLLKQRKEEPLLSICIPTYNRSTDLEKCLTSIYSQIGNCDLFEVCISDNASDDSTPSVVERFRIKYNNLKYQRNATNIGADRNIQHVLGQGRGKFLKLQGDDDFFMENTLIPLLHVLYKHHDCAVFHIDLLKGGYWVDTGEGLAEYLKGSSISGTFISSMILQRDAWLALEDKSKYIDSSFNQLYWQYAILAQQPKFCIIHRSMFTYAGNDPIGYNFGRVFIESYQKILQSFIDNGLTEADIRENKKNVLYSFIIPWYARFVTTGQNDRVEGFEQYFTEYYGEEKYYEEALQQLRAIT from the coding sequence ATGGGATGGATAGGCATGGAGACGGCAGCGCTCTTTAACCGATTTGGCTTGAATAGTCATGTTGAGGAAGGAGGCCAATCGATTAATCCGGCTGGAATAGCGATTGGGACCAATGTTTATATACGCTCAAGATATTGGTTTAATGTGATTGATCCACATATCGGCGATATGCCAAAGATTATTATCGGTGATGGTTGTCAATGCAATCTAGGACTTATTCTATCAGCAGTCAATCGGATAGAGTTGGAGACTAACGTGCTTATTGGACCCAATGTCTATATTTCTGATACGGATCATCAATATCGGGAAGTGGGAGTCCCAGTTCTATCCCAAGGCATCACGACACGATCGGATCAAGTGATAATTGGCGAAGGAGCATGGATCGGCGCGAACGCGGTGATTGTAGGAAATGTTAGAATCGGCAGGGGGAGTGTGGTCTCGGCGAATTCTGTAGTCGTCCGCAATGTACCTGATTATTGCGTCGTTGGAGGAGCGCCTGCGAAAGTTCTTAAGGTATATCAACCAGCAACGAATGAATGGGTAAGAACTAATACCCAACAAGAGGTAGAACAACTACTTAAGCAAAGAAAAGAAGAACCCTTGCTCTCCATCTGTATTCCTACCTATAACCGATCTACGGATCTGGAGAAATGTCTGACCTCCATCTATTCACAGATCGGCAATTGCGATCTATTCGAGGTATGTATATCAGATAATGCATCCGATGATTCGACTCCATCAGTCGTTGAACGATTTCGTATAAAGTATAACAATTTGAAATATCAACGAAATGCAACGAATATCGGAGCCGACCGTAACATTCAGCATGTACTTGGACAGGGCAGAGGGAAATTCCTCAAGCTTCAGGGTGACGATGATTTTTTTATGGAGAATACACTTATTCCTTTGTTACATGTGCTGTATAAACATCATGACTGTGCAGTGTTCCACATTGATCTGCTAAAAGGAGGTTATTGGGTCGATACTGGAGAAGGGCTTGCAGAATATCTTAAGGGCTCATCCATATCGGGTACCTTTATTTCATCCATGATCTTACAGCGTGATGCTTGGCTCGCACTTGAGGATAAGTCGAAATATATAGATTCTTCGTTTAATCAGCTCTATTGGCAGTATGCAATACTCGCACAACAGCCGAAGTTCTGCATTATTCATCGCTCGATGTTCACCTATGCTGGTAACGATCCGATTGGTTATAATTTTGGGCGTGTATTTATAGAGAGTTATCAAAAAATTCTACAGAGTTTCATCGATAATGGATTAACGGAAGCAGATATAAGAGAAAATAAGAAGAATGTACTCTATAGTTTTATTATTCCTTGGTATGCACGTTTCGTTACGACTGGTCAGAATGATAGAGTCGAGGGATTCGAACAGTATTTTACAGAATATTATGGCGAGGAAAAGTATTACGAGGAAGCGCTACAACAGTTGAGAGCTATTACTTAA
- a CDS encoding response regulator: MMKRVLIIDDEPYVLEGLRWMVDWSKYGFELCGEAMDGEEGYELLHSLKPDLVITDIDMPCMNGLSLIQKTMKECIIIPKFVILSAHIKFDYVQTAIRYKVSHYIQKPIMADEVEEVLHKVQQDMELERKQLLLDQEIKQRAFTATISQWVRGESLNEMPSHVPDWLGFKKTPSFRILLLELESDKHDVLRNMPKSVMEQIGQQCIIEITSWCKCSLFHEPDGRMGVLLVEGPTIRRTVISHLSKLASYVKSSFQLDISFYISGQGYGLTELHELYQQALQAKMIRLTASKAGVFFFTTQTKDRLFNDTLNKRIDKLISIVKEGQLVELSEQIHLIFEDFNTMGANYQDIVNVMVIIRSQLMNLMLQWNAVENISDRVSLITEDVPIYITQLKRELIEICTEIASMLDVLKKEKSELDPMYEIIEYVKLNYSHKLQLQTLAQQFKLNVVILGQCFKKYNGMSFNAYIHYLRIEEAKRLLRRTDLKIEHIAKKVGYSNPEYFVEKFKVLTDCIPSMYKKNNG; this comes from the coding sequence ATGATGAAAAGAGTTCTTATTATCGATGATGAACCCTATGTTCTTGAAGGATTACGATGGATGGTGGATTGGTCAAAGTATGGGTTCGAGCTATGTGGTGAAGCGATGGATGGAGAAGAAGGTTATGAACTCCTGCATAGTTTGAAGCCTGATTTGGTCATAACGGATATTGATATGCCATGCATGAACGGCTTATCACTGATTCAAAAGACGATGAAGGAATGCATAATTATCCCCAAATTTGTGATTTTGAGCGCTCATATTAAATTCGATTATGTACAGACGGCAATTCGTTATAAGGTATCTCACTATATTCAGAAGCCCATTATGGCAGATGAAGTGGAAGAGGTTCTACATAAGGTTCAACAAGATATGGAATTGGAACGTAAACAGCTACTTCTTGATCAGGAAATTAAACAGAGGGCATTTACCGCTACGATTTCCCAATGGGTTCGTGGAGAATCTTTGAATGAAATGCCTTCTCATGTCCCTGATTGGCTTGGATTTAAGAAAACTCCCTCCTTTAGAATTCTATTGTTAGAATTAGAGAGTGACAAGCATGACGTACTCAGAAATATGCCTAAATCGGTGATGGAACAGATCGGACAGCAATGCATCATAGAAATAACCTCTTGGTGTAAATGTTCATTGTTCCATGAACCAGATGGTCGGATGGGTGTCTTGTTGGTTGAAGGACCAACGATCCGCAGAACGGTGATAAGTCATCTATCTAAATTAGCTTCATATGTGAAATCCTCATTTCAACTAGACATTTCGTTCTACATAAGTGGTCAGGGGTATGGACTAACAGAATTACACGAATTATACCAGCAGGCATTGCAAGCTAAGATGATTAGATTAACAGCGAGTAAAGCGGGGGTCTTCTTCTTTACTACCCAAACGAAAGATAGGCTGTTTAATGATACTTTGAATAAGCGTATAGACAAGCTAATAAGTATAGTGAAAGAGGGGCAGTTGGTCGAGCTATCAGAGCAGATTCATTTGATTTTTGAAGATTTTAATACTATGGGAGCCAATTATCAGGATATTGTGAATGTTATGGTGATCATCCGATCTCAGTTAATGAATCTAATGCTGCAATGGAATGCTGTAGAGAATATTAGCGATCGAGTATCTTTGATTACCGAGGATGTCCCTATTTATATTACGCAATTGAAGAGAGAACTTATTGAAATATGTACCGAAATTGCCTCTATGCTAGATGTATTGAAGAAAGAGAAGTCAGAGCTTGATCCGATGTATGAAATTATCGAGTATGTGAAATTGAATTATAGTCATAAACTGCAGCTTCAAACACTTGCCCAACAATTCAAATTGAATGTGGTGATCCTTGGTCAATGTTTCAAGAAATATAATGGTATGTCTTTTAACGCCTACATCCATTATTTAAGAATCGAAGAAGCGAAGAGGTTACTACGTCGGACGGATTTAAAGATAGAACATATTGCAAAGAAAGTTGGTTACTCAAATCCGGAATATTTTGTGGAGAAATTCAAAGTTCTAACGGATTGTATCCCGTCAATGTATAAGAAAAATAATGGTTGA